The proteins below are encoded in one region of Candidatus Flexicrinis proximus:
- the ureC gene encoding urease subunit alpha yields the protein MSNQLPRRTYADLYGPTTGDRVRLADTELIIEIERDFTVYGDEITFGGGKVLRDGMGQSSTGLRETDPGVLDVVITNAIIIDHWGIVKGDIGIKNGRIVKVGKAGNPDTMEGVDPALVVGAGTEVIAGEHLIVTAGGIDSHIHFIAPQQITEALSNGITTMIGGGTGPATGTKATTATPGGWNLARMLQAADAWPMNFGFLGKGNAAVVEPLAEQLRAGACGLKLHEDWGTTPAAIDACLKAGDQFDVQVAIHTDTINEAGFVEDTVRAIAGRVIHTYHTEGAGGGHAPDIISIASFPNILPSSTNPTRPYTVNTIAEHLDMLMVCHHLNGQVPEDVAFAESRIRPETIAAEDILHDLGVFSMISSDSQAMGRVGEVVTRTWQTAHKMKVQRGALAQDTARNDNFRVKRYVAKYTINPAVAHGMAHEIGSIEAGKLADLVLWQPAFFGVKPEMIVKGGFIAWSVMGDANASIPTPQPVLYRPMFGSYGGATAKTSLTFVSQAAAEVGLPEAIGMQKTASAVRGTRTIGKRDMIHNDATPKIEVDPETYEVRADGELLTCEPAKTLPMTQRYFLF from the coding sequence TATGCGGACTTATACGGGCCGACGACCGGTGACCGCGTGCGACTGGCGGATACGGAACTGATCATCGAGATCGAGCGCGACTTCACGGTGTACGGCGACGAGATCACGTTCGGCGGCGGAAAGGTCCTCCGCGACGGCATGGGACAGAGCAGCACGGGGCTGCGCGAGACGGATCCCGGCGTGCTGGATGTGGTGATTACGAACGCGATCATCATCGACCACTGGGGGATCGTCAAAGGCGACATCGGCATCAAGAACGGGCGGATAGTCAAGGTCGGGAAAGCCGGGAACCCGGACACGATGGAGGGTGTCGATCCGGCGCTGGTGGTCGGCGCGGGTACAGAGGTGATCGCAGGGGAGCACCTGATCGTGACCGCCGGCGGCATCGACAGCCACATCCATTTTATTGCGCCGCAGCAGATCACCGAGGCGCTCTCGAACGGCATCACGACGATGATCGGCGGAGGCACCGGACCGGCAACGGGAACGAAAGCCACGACGGCAACGCCGGGCGGGTGGAATCTGGCGCGAATGCTGCAGGCGGCGGATGCGTGGCCGATGAATTTCGGGTTTCTGGGCAAGGGCAACGCGGCTGTGGTCGAGCCGCTGGCCGAGCAGCTGCGAGCCGGGGCGTGCGGATTGAAGCTGCACGAGGACTGGGGGACGACGCCGGCGGCGATCGACGCGTGTCTGAAGGCCGGCGATCAGTTCGACGTACAGGTGGCGATCCATACCGACACGATCAACGAAGCGGGATTCGTGGAAGATACGGTCCGGGCGATTGCAGGGCGAGTAATCCACACCTACCACACGGAGGGCGCGGGCGGCGGGCATGCGCCGGACATTATCAGCATCGCCAGCTTCCCGAATATCCTGCCGTCGTCGACTAATCCGACGCGGCCGTACACGGTCAACACCATCGCGGAACATCTCGATATGCTGATGGTCTGCCATCATCTGAATGGGCAGGTGCCGGAGGACGTGGCGTTTGCAGAAAGCCGGATCCGTCCCGAGACGATCGCGGCCGAGGACATCCTGCACGATCTGGGGGTGTTCAGCATGATCTCAAGCGATTCGCAGGCGATGGGGCGAGTCGGCGAAGTGGTGACGCGGACGTGGCAAACGGCGCACAAGATGAAGGTACAGCGCGGGGCGCTGGCGCAGGACACGGCGCGAAACGACAATTTCCGAGTGAAGCGATACGTCGCCAAGTACACGATCAATCCAGCGGTCGCGCATGGCATGGCGCATGAGATCGGATCGATCGAAGCGGGGAAACTGGCTGACCTGGTGCTATGGCAGCCTGCGTTCTTCGGCGTGAAGCCAGAGATGATCGTGAAGGGCGGATTCATCGCGTGGAGCGTGATGGGGGATGCAAATGCCTCAATCCCGACGCCGCAGCCGGTGCTGTACCGTCCGATGTTCGGGTCTTACGGGGGTGCGACGGCAAAAACCAGCCTAACGTTTGTATCGCAGGCCGCGGCGGAAGTGGGACTGCCGGAGGCGATCGGTATGCAGAAGACGGCATCGGCGGTGCGCGGCACGCGAACGATCGGCAAACGCGACATGATCCACAACGACGCGACGCCGAAGATCGAGGTCGATCCGGAGACTTACGAGGTGCGGGCAGATGGCGAACTGCTGACGTGCGAACCGGCAAAGACACTGCCGATGACACAACGGTATTTTCTGTTCTGA
- a CDS encoding RraA family protein, producing MTDWRALCQQLAAYDTPTICNVIELFGVRPLLSGFTGRTIRAAYPSLPPMVGFASTAICRVDIPRADGQPAIQLTDHLRRFAELSGPPVIVLQDLSPSSPAASFGELMCTAYRAFGARGLVTNGAGRDLEQIAALRFPLFMDGAIASHGHFHFIDLHTEVQIGGIPVRPDDLIHADLNGVVVIPRELAESIPAAAAEFIAAEQLILRALRQPSVTLDAFEDALASAGQRFEALRQRLR from the coding sequence ATGACCGATTGGCGTGCGTTGTGCCAGCAGCTTGCCGCCTACGATACGCCGACCATCTGTAATGTGATCGAGCTCTTTGGAGTGCGTCCGCTTCTCAGTGGTTTCACCGGCAGAACCATTCGCGCCGCCTACCCCTCGCTGCCCCCCATGGTTGGTTTCGCCTCGACCGCCATCTGCCGCGTCGACATTCCTCGCGCGGACGGCCAACCGGCCATTCAGCTGACCGACCATCTCCGGCGGTTCGCCGAGCTTTCCGGCCCGCCCGTCATCGTGCTTCAAGACCTCAGCCCCTCATCCCCGGCCGCATCCTTTGGCGAACTCATGTGTACCGCCTACCGGGCGTTTGGCGCGCGGGGACTCGTCACCAACGGCGCTGGCCGCGACCTTGAGCAGATCGCCGCGCTGCGCTTTCCGCTGTTCATGGACGGCGCCATCGCCTCCCACGGCCACTTTCACTTTATCGATCTGCATACCGAGGTGCAGATCGGCGGAATACCCGTTCGCCCTGACGATCTGATTCATGCCGATCTCAACGGCGTGGTGGTCATCCCGCGTGAACTCGCCGAATCGATTCCCGCTGCCGCCGCCGAATTTATCGCCGCGGAACAGCTCATCCTGCGCGCGCTCCGCCAGCCTTCCGTCACCCTCGACGCTTTCGAGGACGCGCTGGCAAGCGCCGGCCAGCGTTTTGAGGCGCTCCGTCAGCGGCTTCGCTGA
- a CDS encoding bifunctional rhamnulose-1-phosphate aldolase/short-chain dehydrogenase: MIHPNEFRHVSYLWDDAVANKLDPVERLVYRSNILGTDQRITNTGGGNTSAKLPMVDPLTGESVEVLWVKGSGGDLRTSKRANFASLYMSKLIGLQDIYARADVKGVKSPIEDRMVEMYTHAVFDLNPRATSIDTPLHAFIPYKHVDHTHPNALISIAASRDGKQLTQAIFGDEVGWTDWQRPGFDLGLKLQELIKANPHWKGIILGQHGLINWADDDKECYLLSLELIEKAARYIESHDKGALTFGGEKYAALPQAQRNAVLTDVLPRLRGMVSQQNKFIATVQDDEPTLRFVNSLDAPRLAELGTSCPDHFLRTKIKPMLVDWNPQTEDSAALAVKIASGLAHYRADYAAYYNTNTLPDSPAMRDANPTVILIPGVGMIAFGKNKSESRVTAEFYTCAIEVMRGAEAVSAYISLPHREAFDIEYWGLEEAKLRRMPPEKELERDVVVIIGAGNGIGKATAHRVAKEGAHVVSVDLNAEAAAGTADELTRIYGKGIGVAGSGISGCGPSIGLSADISRRDSIHQMFGQIILAYGGIDHVIVTAGVFTAPDTKGFMPDEKWQSIYQVNVIGAYLVADEARPLWKAQGLKGSLVLTTSVNAVVAKKGTLAYDTSKAAANHLVRELAIELAPLVRVNGVAPATVVEGSTMFPRDRVMSSLAKYDIAYTESESDDQLRSKLADFYAQRTLTKQAITPADQAEAAYLLVSRALSKTTGQILSVDGGLHEAFLR, translated from the coding sequence ATGATTCACCCCAACGAATTTCGCCACGTCAGCTACCTGTGGGACGATGCCGTAGCGAATAAACTTGACCCGGTCGAGCGTCTCGTCTACCGTTCGAATATCCTGGGCACCGACCAGCGCATCACCAATACTGGCGGCGGCAATACCTCGGCCAAGCTCCCGATGGTCGACCCCCTGACCGGCGAATCGGTCGAAGTCCTGTGGGTCAAAGGCTCCGGCGGCGATCTGCGTACCAGCAAACGCGCCAATTTCGCCTCGCTCTATATGTCCAAGCTGATCGGCTTACAGGACATCTACGCCCGCGCCGATGTCAAAGGCGTTAAATCGCCCATCGAAGACCGCATGGTCGAGATGTACACCCACGCCGTATTCGATCTCAATCCGCGTGCCACCTCCATTGATACCCCTCTGCACGCCTTCATCCCCTACAAGCACGTCGACCACACCCATCCCAATGCCTTGATCTCCATCGCTGCATCCAGGGACGGCAAACAGCTCACCCAGGCCATCTTCGGCGACGAAGTCGGCTGGACGGACTGGCAGCGTCCCGGCTTCGACCTCGGCCTGAAGCTGCAGGAACTTATCAAGGCCAATCCGCATTGGAAGGGCATCATCCTCGGACAGCACGGTCTGATCAACTGGGCTGACGATGACAAGGAGTGTTATCTCCTCTCGCTGGAGCTGATCGAGAAGGCCGCGCGTTACATCGAATCGCACGATAAAGGCGCCCTGACCTTCGGTGGCGAAAAATACGCCGCGCTTCCCCAGGCCCAACGTAACGCCGTCCTCACCGATGTCCTCCCGCGTCTGCGGGGCATGGTCTCCCAGCAGAACAAATTCATCGCGACCGTCCAGGACGACGAGCCGACTCTGCGCTTCGTCAACAGCCTCGATGCGCCACGCCTCGCCGAGCTGGGTACCTCTTGCCCGGATCACTTCCTCCGCACCAAGATCAAGCCCATGCTGGTCGACTGGAACCCTCAGACCGAAGATTCTGCGGCCCTTGCCGTGAAAATCGCCTCCGGCCTTGCCCACTATCGCGCCGATTACGCCGCTTACTACAACACCAACACGCTCCCCGATTCGCCTGCCATGCGCGATGCCAACCCTACCGTGATCCTCATTCCCGGCGTCGGCATGATCGCCTTTGGCAAGAACAAGAGCGAGTCGCGCGTCACCGCCGAGTTCTACACCTGTGCCATCGAGGTCATGCGCGGCGCCGAGGCGGTCAGCGCCTATATCTCGCTGCCTCACCGCGAAGCCTTCGATATCGAGTATTGGGGGCTGGAAGAGGCCAAGCTGCGCCGCATGCCGCCGGAAAAAGAGCTTGAGCGCGACGTCGTCGTGATCATCGGCGCCGGTAACGGCATCGGCAAAGCTACCGCCCACCGCGTTGCGAAGGAAGGCGCGCATGTCGTCAGCGTCGATCTCAACGCCGAGGCCGCCGCCGGCACCGCCGACGAACTGACCCGCATCTACGGCAAGGGCATCGGTGTCGCCGGGTCAGGTATTTCCGGCTGCGGCCCGTCCATCGGCCTGTCCGCGGACATCTCTCGCCGTGACAGCATCCACCAGATGTTCGGCCAGATTATCCTCGCCTATGGTGGCATCGACCACGTGATCGTGACCGCTGGCGTCTTCACGGCCCCCGACACCAAAGGCTTCATGCCTGACGAAAAATGGCAGTCCATCTATCAGGTCAATGTCATTGGCGCCTATCTCGTCGCCGACGAAGCCCGCCCGCTCTGGAAGGCGCAGGGTCTGAAAGGCTCGCTCGTCCTCACCACCAGCGTCAACGCCGTCGTCGCCAAGAAAGGTACGCTGGCCTACGATACCAGTAAAGCCGCCGCCAACCATCTCGTCCGTGAGCTTGCCATTGAACTCGCCCCGCTGGTTCGCGTCAACGGCGTTGCCCCGGCCACCGTCGTCGAAGGTAGCACCATGTTCCCCCGCGACCGTGTGATGAGCTCGCTTGCCAAGTACGATATCGCCTACACCGAAAGCGAATCCGACGATCAGCTGCGTTCCAAGCTGGCCGACTTCTACGCCCAGCGCACCCTGACCAAACAGGCGATCACCCCTGCCGATCAGGCCGAGGCCGCTTATCTGCTCGTCTCGCGCGCCCTTAGCAAAACCACCGGTCAGATCCTATCCGTCGACGGCGGCCTGCACGAGGCCTTCCTGCGCTAA
- a CDS encoding L-rhamnose isomerase has product MSAENIERAYHFARERYAALGVDTEAALRTLSKISISLHCWQGDDVGGFESPDAELGGGLAVTGNYPGKARNADELRRDLDLAYSLIPGRHRLNLHAIYAETGGARVERDALTPEHFSRWADWAKAGHHGIDFNPTCFSHPLAADGFTLSHADQGVRTFWINHCIASRKIGAHFGEVLGSPAITNIWIPDGSKDTPADRSAPRRRLLESLDAVLAEKIDPRFNRDAVESKLFGIGSESYVVGSHEFYLGYAARTQSLLTLDAGHFHPTEGIADKISSTLLYVPELLLHVSRGVRWDSDHVVTFNDDLLATMHEIVRGGYLDRVHIGLDYFDASINRIAAWVIGTRNALKALLLALLEPVDTLRSHEASGNLTARLALMEELKSMPFGTVWDAYCHRQIVPVGASYLDTIADYERTELAKRI; this is encoded by the coding sequence ATGAGTGCTGAAAACATCGAGCGTGCCTATCACTTTGCCCGGGAGCGCTATGCCGCTCTTGGCGTCGATACCGAGGCGGCCCTCCGCACACTCTCAAAAATTTCCATCAGCCTGCATTGTTGGCAGGGGGACGACGTAGGCGGTTTTGAATCCCCAGACGCTGAATTAGGGGGCGGTCTGGCCGTCACTGGCAACTATCCCGGCAAGGCGCGTAATGCCGACGAACTGCGTCGCGACTTGGATCTTGCCTATTCGCTCATCCCCGGCCGCCATCGTCTCAACCTGCATGCCATTTACGCCGAAACAGGCGGGGCCAGGGTGGAGCGTGATGCGCTGACGCCGGAGCACTTCTCCCGCTGGGCGGATTGGGCCAAGGCGGGTCACCACGGCATTGACTTCAACCCGACCTGTTTCTCTCATCCCCTCGCCGCCGATGGCTTCACGCTCTCGCATGCCGATCAGGGCGTGCGGACCTTCTGGATCAACCACTGTATCGCATCGCGCAAGATCGGCGCGCATTTCGGTGAAGTGCTTGGGTCGCCGGCCATCACCAACATCTGGATCCCGGACGGCTCGAAAGACACCCCAGCCGATCGCAGCGCCCCTCGCCGCCGTTTACTCGAATCGCTGGATGCCGTATTGGCCGAAAAGATCGACCCGCGCTTCAACCGTGACGCGGTCGAAAGCAAGCTCTTCGGCATCGGTTCCGAAAGTTACGTGGTCGGCTCGCACGAGTTCTATCTCGGCTATGCCGCCCGCACTCAATCGCTGCTCACGCTCGATGCCGGCCATTTCCACCCGACGGAAGGGATCGCCGACAAGATTTCGTCGACCCTCCTTTACGTGCCGGAGCTCCTGCTTCACGTCAGCCGCGGCGTGCGCTGGGACAGTGATCACGTCGTCACCTTCAATGACGACCTGCTGGCCACGATGCACGAGATTGTGCGCGGCGGCTACCTGGATCGCGTCCACATCGGCCTGGATTACTTCGACGCCAGCATTAACCGCATCGCGGCCTGGGTCATTGGCACCCGCAATGCCTTGAAGGCGCTCCTGCTCGCGCTGCTGGAGCCGGTCGACACGCTCCGCTCCCACGAAGCTTCCGGCAATCTGACCGCGCGTCTTGCCCTCATGGAAGAGCTCAAATCCATGCCGTTCGGCACGGTCTGGGATGCCTATTGTCACCGTCAAATCGTCCCGGTTGGCGCGTCGTACCTCGACACAATCGCTGACTACGAGCGGACGGAACTCGCCAAGCGTATCTAG
- a CDS encoding L-rhamnose mutarotase encodes MKRVGMTWQVNPRYWEPYKHIHLNPWPELLAAIQAVGIHNYSIFAFGTRVFAYMEIDGDDPQVALDALTATDIKARWDKEVTVWVLPHAAGEGSVQFLELEPIFYCP; translated from the coding sequence ATGAAACGCGTCGGTATGACTTGGCAGGTTAATCCCCGCTACTGGGAACCCTATAAGCACATTCACCTGAACCCGTGGCCTGAACTGCTGGCAGCGATCCAGGCTGTCGGGATTCACAATTACAGTATTTTCGCCTTCGGGACTCGCGTCTTTGCCTATATGGAAATCGATGGGGACGATCCCCAGGTCGCCCTCGATGCGCTGACCGCTACCGATATCAAGGCGCGCTGGGACAAAGAAGTCACCGTCTGGGTACTCCCGCATGCCGCCGGTGAGGGCAGTGTGCAGTTTCTTGAGCTTGAGCCGATCTTCTACTGCCCGTAA
- a CDS encoding SUMF1/EgtB/PvdO family nonheme iron enzyme: protein MTITTLSGTLAHGEKEFGGYDALILWQGYPQLGFDDRNQFDHYRQMPGGLARLRELVDACHGRGIKVYVDYNPWDTGTRREAQSDIDALAELVEALDADAVFLDTMSSAAAGLRERLDATRPGTSLESEVVVPLEHLHTHPSSWAQSIEDVPGVLRNKWFERRHMQHRIRRWQADHTPELHTAWMNGTGMVVWENVFGTPVWWCERDKSILRGMIGVQRRYAELFCGEGWIPLVATAHPKVQASLWQDKTARLWTLVNDSSDEGVSDELLQVAHREGERYFDLIRGEELDPVISDGAAEVSSAIRPRGVGAILACAETPEDLRAFLMRQREIDARANWDASIPVVVQARVRPAPPPAPLSADEAASRAGLTDMAHIEAQPFEMSVTFTVRECGFYDAPGLPPSLRYIYLHKPWTVTRQVELRPFNFDRTPVTNAQFAAFLAQSGYVPAYTDNFLAHWNNGEIPDGSEDHPVVWVDLNDARAYAAWAGKRLPSEEEWQYAAQGHAGRKYPWGEEWRSDACNHGQTGGTTAVDQFPEGRTPEGVYDLCGNAWEWTESERSDGRTRFAILKGGSYYKAGGSEWYADGGAQANDFAAKYLLMSAGIDRCATIGFRCAR from the coding sequence ATGACGATTACGACCTTGAGCGGCACTCTGGCACACGGTGAAAAAGAGTTCGGGGGATACGACGCGCTGATCTTGTGGCAGGGCTACCCGCAGTTAGGGTTCGACGACCGGAACCAGTTCGATCACTACCGCCAGATGCCGGGGGGACTGGCGCGGCTGCGCGAGCTGGTCGACGCATGTCACGGGCGCGGGATCAAGGTGTACGTCGATTACAACCCGTGGGATACAGGCACACGGCGCGAAGCGCAAAGCGATATTGACGCGCTGGCCGAGCTGGTCGAAGCGCTGGACGCCGACGCCGTATTTCTGGATACGATGTCCAGCGCGGCGGCGGGGCTGCGCGAAAGACTGGACGCGACCCGTCCGGGTACTTCACTAGAGAGCGAGGTGGTGGTGCCGCTGGAGCACCTGCACACGCATCCTTCGTCATGGGCGCAGAGCATAGAGGACGTGCCGGGGGTGCTGCGTAACAAGTGGTTCGAGCGACGGCATATGCAGCACCGGATCCGGCGCTGGCAGGCTGACCATACACCTGAGCTGCACACGGCGTGGATGAACGGCACAGGCATGGTGGTATGGGAAAATGTGTTCGGGACGCCTGTATGGTGGTGCGAACGGGATAAGTCGATCCTGCGCGGGATGATCGGGGTGCAGCGCAGGTACGCCGAACTGTTCTGCGGTGAGGGGTGGATTCCGCTGGTGGCGACAGCCCACCCGAAGGTACAGGCCAGCCTGTGGCAGGACAAAACGGCAAGACTGTGGACGCTGGTCAACGACAGCAGCGACGAAGGCGTGTCGGACGAACTGCTGCAGGTGGCGCACCGTGAGGGCGAACGGTATTTCGACCTGATTCGCGGCGAAGAACTGGATCCGGTAATCAGTGACGGTGCGGCAGAGGTGAGCAGCGCGATCCGACCGCGTGGGGTCGGCGCGATCCTGGCCTGCGCGGAGACGCCGGAGGATCTGCGGGCGTTCCTGATGCGGCAGCGGGAGATTGACGCACGGGCGAATTGGGATGCAAGCATACCGGTGGTTGTGCAGGCGCGAGTCCGCCCTGCCCCGCCGCCTGCGCCGCTTTCGGCCGATGAGGCAGCGTCCCGCGCCGGTCTGACCGACATGGCACATATTGAGGCGCAGCCGTTTGAAATGTCCGTGACCTTCACCGTCCGGGAATGCGGCTTCTATGATGCCCCCGGACTGCCGCCGAGCCTGCGCTATATCTATCTGCATAAGCCGTGGACGGTGACGCGACAGGTCGAACTCCGGCCGTTCAACTTCGACAGGACGCCGGTGACGAACGCGCAGTTCGCGGCGTTCCTCGCGCAGTCGGGATATGTGCCGGCATACACCGACAACTTCCTGGCGCACTGGAATAACGGCGAAATCCCCGACGGCTCAGAAGATCATCCGGTGGTGTGGGTCGATCTGAACGACGCGCGGGCGTACGCAGCGTGGGCCGGTAAGCGGCTGCCGAGCGAGGAAGAATGGCAGTATGCGGCACAGGGGCACGCGGGGCGCAAGTACCCGTGGGGCGAGGAGTGGCGTTCTGACGCGTGCAACCACGGGCAGACCGGGGGGACAACGGCCGTGGATCAGTTCCCAGAGGGGCGCACGCCGGAGGGAGTGTATGACCTGTGCGGGAACGCGTGGGAGTGGACGGAGAGCGAACGCAGCGACGGGCGGACGCGATTCGCGATCCTCAAAGGCGGGTCGTACTACAAGGCCGGAGGGTCCGAGTGGTACGCGGACGGCGGCGCGCAGGCGAACGATTTTGCCGCCAAGTACCTGCTGATGTCCGCAGGCATCGACCGCTGCGCGACGATCGGATTCAGGTGCGCGAGGTGA
- a CDS encoding citryl-CoA lyase has product MTAAALNVRKTVPVPSTPVLAAQKPKRADDEDADLHWTTGITSISPNKILLRGRPIDRLMGEITFSQAIYLALTGSLPSEAVGKLLDAIFVSSIDHGATPPSALAARTSASTGAPINAAVAVGLLSINKHHGGAIEDCMRLILAALDFDVPIPDAAAELVASYQREKKRLPGLGHRVHTNDPRTVRLLEMTRSLGLAGKHVAMIEAIAAAYAQSSGRALPVNVDGAIAGVLLDLGIAPELGNTFFMMARVPGLVAQVYEEQTRQRPMRRIHPTDVDYDGPLGEG; this is encoded by the coding sequence GTGACCGCCGCCGCGCTAAACGTTCGCAAAACCGTTCCCGTCCCTTCCACGCCCGTCCTTGCCGCCCAGAAGCCCAAACGCGCCGACGATGAGGACGCGGACTTGCATTGGACAACCGGCATCACCAGCATCAGCCCCAACAAAATCCTGCTGCGCGGCCGCCCCATCGACCGTCTGATGGGCGAGATCACCTTCAGTCAGGCCATCTACCTCGCGCTGACCGGCAGCCTGCCCTCCGAAGCCGTCGGTAAGCTCCTCGATGCCATCTTTGTCTCCTCTATCGACCACGGCGCGACACCGCCGTCGGCCTTGGCCGCCCGTACCTCCGCCAGCACCGGCGCGCCGATCAATGCGGCCGTGGCCGTCGGCCTCCTCAGCATCAACAAACATCACGGCGGCGCCATCGAAGACTGCATGCGCCTGATCCTCGCCGCACTCGACTTCGACGTGCCCATTCCTGACGCCGCTGCGGAGCTCGTCGCCTCCTACCAGCGGGAAAAGAAGCGCCTTCCCGGCCTCGGTCATCGCGTCCATACCAACGACCCGCGCACCGTGCGCCTGCTTGAAATGACTCGGTCGCTTGGCCTCGCCGGAAAACACGTCGCCATGATTGAGGCCATCGCCGCTGCCTATGCCCAGTCCTCTGGCCGTGCGCTGCCGGTCAACGTCGACGGCGCGATCGCCGGCGTCCTGCTTGACTTGGGCATCGCCCCCGAGCTCGGCAATACCTTCTTCATGATGGCGCGCGTGCCCGGCTTGGTCGCTCAGGTCTACGAGGAACAAACCCGCCAGCGTCCCATGCGCCGCATCCATCCCACCGATGTCGATTACGATGGCCCCTTGGGCGAAGGGTAG
- a CDS encoding acetate--CoA ligase family protein — translation MARLHEVQGKAILRQFGVGLPDGGVASSPDEVRVLAEKIASPVVIKAQVWVTGRFGRGLIKFADTPDAAARVAAEILGQQVGGFTVEQVLVEQRLPAEREFYLGLILDDFARAPVLVFSSIGGTGIEEIAAAHPDKLARHVVDITTGLRDFEARDLVRRAGLENALMLPVSAVIRKFCDAALAYDARTAEINPLALVAGGGLVALDCRFTVDDYAVFRHHDLGIEIAREFDRPPTALEKIAWNVEKNDYRGTFYFIQMRTGFAKGDRVVGFHGGGGGGSMMNMDALTAHGFGVANFTDTSGNPPASKVYRAARIILSQPNIDGYYAGGSGVASQEQFHTARGLVKAFMDTQLNVPAVIRIGGNAEEQAIEILHRANGEFPAPVQAYGRDDSEEKCVAALETLLESYTPVENPPSRAPFSPAEPYAFETVTGGTVTFDHALCRDCVSKACVSTCVPKILSLDGDVPVLNIGRDQAKRGGCTECLACEVECHFLGNRGGRISLPIIGLDEVQ, via the coding sequence ATGGCACGTCTCCACGAAGTTCAAGGCAAAGCCATTCTCAGGCAGTTCGGCGTTGGCCTGCCCGACGGCGGCGTCGCGTCCTCTCCTGACGAGGTGCGCGTGCTGGCCGAAAAGATCGCCTCGCCGGTCGTCATCAAGGCCCAGGTCTGGGTTACCGGACGCTTCGGCCGCGGCCTGATCAAATTCGCCGACACGCCCGACGCCGCCGCGCGGGTTGCCGCCGAAATTCTCGGCCAGCAGGTTGGCGGCTTCACGGTCGAACAGGTCCTCGTCGAGCAGCGGCTTCCGGCCGAGCGCGAATTTTATCTTGGCTTGATTCTCGATGATTTTGCTCGCGCGCCGGTATTGGTCTTTTCGTCCATCGGCGGCACCGGCATCGAAGAGATCGCCGCCGCGCATCCCGATAAGCTCGCGCGCCATGTCGTCGATATCACCACCGGCCTGCGCGACTTCGAAGCCCGCGATCTCGTCCGCCGTGCTGGCCTTGAGAACGCCCTCATGCTTCCCGTCAGCGCGGTCATCCGGAAATTCTGCGATGCCGCGCTTGCCTACGACGCCCGTACTGCTGAGATCAATCCGCTTGCCCTTGTCGCCGGCGGTGGCCTCGTCGCCCTCGACTGCCGCTTCACCGTCGATGACTACGCCGTATTCCGCCACCACGACCTCGGCATCGAGATCGCTCGCGAGTTTGACCGCCCGCCCACCGCTCTGGAAAAGATCGCCTGGAATGTCGAGAAGAACGACTACCGCGGCACTTTCTACTTCATCCAGATGCGCACAGGTTTCGCCAAGGGCGATCGCGTCGTCGGCTTTCACGGCGGCGGTGGCGGCGGCAGTATGATGAACATGGACGCGCTGACCGCCCACGGCTTCGGCGTCGCCAACTTCACCGACACCAGCGGCAACCCGCCGGCCAGCAAGGTCTACCGCGCCGCGCGCATCATCCTCAGTCAGCCCAACATCGACGGCTATTATGCCGGCGGCAGCGGCGTCGCCAGTCAGGAGCAGTTCCATACCGCGCGCGGCCTCGTAAAAGCCTTCATGGACACCCAGCTTAACGTCCCAGCGGTCATCCGTATTGGCGGCAACGCCGAAGAACAGGCCATCGAAATCCTTCACCGCGCCAATGGCGAATTCCCCGCTCCGGTTCAGGCCTACGGCCGCGACGACTCCGAGGAAAAATGCGTCGCGGCGCTCGAAACCTTGCTCGAATCCTACACGCCGGTTGAAAACCCGCCCTCGCGCGCTCCCTTCTCTCCAGCCGAACCTTATGCTTTCGAAACCGTCACCGGTGGCACCGTCACCTTTGACCATGCTCTCTGCCGCGACTGCGTTTCAAAAGCCTGCGTCTCCACCTGCGTGCCGAAAATCCTGTCTCTCGATGGTGATGTCCCGGTTCTCAATATCGGCCGCGATCAGGCCAAACGCGGCGGCTGCACCGAGTGTCTCGCCTGCGAGGTCGAGTGTCATTTCCTCGGCAATCGCGGCGGGCGAATCTCGCTTCCGATCATCGGTCTGGACGAGGTGCAATAA